One stretch of Emys orbicularis isolate rEmyOrb1 chromosome 5, rEmyOrb1.hap1, whole genome shotgun sequence DNA includes these proteins:
- the LOC135879744 gene encoding class I histocompatibility antigen, F10 alpha chain-like isoform X1 — protein MQKAEPRTVWMAQNEGPEFWDERTWWAQRHQKWFKASLNTLGQLYNQSEGFHIIQMKYGCDLREDNTTWGFYQDSYDGRDFLTFDKETMTLGAADIGAQITKRRWDAEVFDNQQWKHYLEERCIPWLRSSLEYGKETLQRKVHPTARVSDRSSHDGLSTLSCKVSGFYPRDITVTWLKNGESRQQVTYSEGILPNGDGTYQTWVTMEIDPKIKAHYSCHVEHESLLEPLSVSWEPNNNLIPIVAGVITAVVLIGVIIGVVVWKKKRPGRKGDGYAVAQRKSQVMTVPFG, from the exons ATGCAGAAGGCGGAGCCTCGCACAGTGTGGATGGCGCAGAACGAGGGTCCAGAGTTCTGGGACGAGAGGACCTGGTGGGCACAGCGCCATCAGAAATGGTTCAAAGCGAGTTTGAACACCCTGGGTCAGCTCTACAACCAGAGCGAGG GGTTTCACATTATCCAGATGAAATATGGCTGTGATCTCCGGGAAGACAACACCACTTGGGGGTTTTACCAGGATTCCTATGACGGACGAGACTTTCTTACCTTCGATAAGGAGACCATGACTTTAGGAGCAGCAGATATTGGGGCTCAGATCACCAAGAGGAGATGGGATGCTGAAGTATTTGACAACCAGCAGTGGAAACACTACTTGGAAGAGAGATGTATCCCCTGGCTAAGGAGTTCTCTAGAGTACGGGAAGGAGACTCTGCAGAGGAAAG TGCACCCAACAGCTAGAGTGAGTGACAGGTCATCTCATGACGGCCTCAGCACCCTCTCCTGTAAGGTCAGTGGGTTCTACCCCCGGGACATCACCGTGACCTGGCTGAAAAATGGGGAGAGCAGACAGCAGGTGACCTACTCTGAAGGCATTCTACCCAATGGGGATGGGACCTACCAGACCTGGGTGACAATGGAGATTGATCCCAAGATCAAAGCCCATTATTCATGTCACGTGGAGCATGAAAGCCTGTTAGAGCCACTCTCTGTCTCCTGGG AACCAAATAACAATCTGATTCCCATTGTGGCTGGAGTTATCACTGCAGTTGTCCTGATTGGTGTTATAATCGGAGTAGTTGTCTGGAAAAAGAAACGCCCAG ggaggaagggagacgGCTACGCTGTAGCTCAGA GGAAGAGTCAGGTGATGACTGTTCCCTTTGGATAA
- the LOC135879744 gene encoding class I histocompatibility antigen, F10 alpha chain-like isoform X2 translates to MQKAEPRTVWMAQNEGPEFWDERTWWAQRHQKWFKASLNTLGQLYNQSEGFHIIQMKYGCDLREDNTTWGFYQDSYDGRDFLTFDKETMTLGAADIGAQITKRRWDAEVFDNQQWKHYLEERCIPWLRSSLEYGKETLQRKVHPTARVSDRSSHDGLSTLSCKVSGFYPRDITVTWLKNGESRQQVTYSEGILPNGDGTYQTWVTMEIDPKIKAHYSCHVEHESLLEPLSVSWEPNNNLIPIVAGVITAVVLIGVIIGVVVWKKKRQGGRETATL, encoded by the exons ATGCAGAAGGCGGAGCCTCGCACAGTGTGGATGGCGCAGAACGAGGGTCCAGAGTTCTGGGACGAGAGGACCTGGTGGGCACAGCGCCATCAGAAATGGTTCAAAGCGAGTTTGAACACCCTGGGTCAGCTCTACAACCAGAGCGAGG GGTTTCACATTATCCAGATGAAATATGGCTGTGATCTCCGGGAAGACAACACCACTTGGGGGTTTTACCAGGATTCCTATGACGGACGAGACTTTCTTACCTTCGATAAGGAGACCATGACTTTAGGAGCAGCAGATATTGGGGCTCAGATCACCAAGAGGAGATGGGATGCTGAAGTATTTGACAACCAGCAGTGGAAACACTACTTGGAAGAGAGATGTATCCCCTGGCTAAGGAGTTCTCTAGAGTACGGGAAGGAGACTCTGCAGAGGAAAG TGCACCCAACAGCTAGAGTGAGTGACAGGTCATCTCATGACGGCCTCAGCACCCTCTCCTGTAAGGTCAGTGGGTTCTACCCCCGGGACATCACCGTGACCTGGCTGAAAAATGGGGAGAGCAGACAGCAGGTGACCTACTCTGAAGGCATTCTACCCAATGGGGATGGGACCTACCAGACCTGGGTGACAATGGAGATTGATCCCAAGATCAAAGCCCATTATTCATGTCACGTGGAGCATGAAAGCCTGTTAGAGCCACTCTCTGTCTCCTGGG AACCAAATAACAATCTGATTCCCATTGTGGCTGGAGTTATCACTGCAGTTGTCCTGATTGGTGTTATAATCGGAGTAGTTGTCTGGAAAAAGAAACGCC agggaggaagggagacgGCTACGCTGTAG